The Staphylococcus sp. KG4-3 genome has a window encoding:
- a CDS encoding helix-turn-helix transcriptional regulator — MNKIEAKTIQKYVCHELMNLRKNKNFKKHDIALVLDISISDLLEIERGKNSNLPLPIYMQLCDLYDVELEQVIYNAKRNLAIDRGYSF; from the coding sequence ATGAATAAAATAGAAGCTAAAACAATCCAAAAGTACGTTTGTCATGAATTAATGAACTTGAGAAAAAATAAAAATTTTAAAAAACATGATATTGCTCTCGTCTTAGATATTAGTATTAGCGACCTCCTAGAAATTGAAAGAGGAAAAAATTCAAATCTGCCACTACCTATTTACATGCAATTATGTGATTTATATGATGTTGAATTAGAACAAGTTATATATAATGCCAAAAGAAATCTTGCAATAGATAGAGGCTATTCTTTTTAA
- a CDS encoding helix-turn-helix domain-containing protein, with amino-acid sequence MDTDIKIGQKLRNIRKGKNITINKLAKDTGFTPSFISQFERGFTSASISTLKKITDALSINLTMLLNENEDVQNTPYIVKKGEAKKLSYPDEKSTDYMITRENAPYEVIYSEIKPGGNSGDLLSHNSIEETVTILQGTMEIEINNNIYILNENDSISFCSQSPHAWKNNSDKTLKVIWVVYPPTY; translated from the coding sequence ATGGATACTGATATAAAAATAGGTCAAAAACTTAGAAATATTAGAAAAGGAAAAAATATAACTATTAATAAACTTGCGAAAGATACTGGTTTTACACCCAGCTTTATCAGTCAATTTGAAAGAGGTTTTACTTCAGCTTCTATTTCTACATTAAAAAAAATAACAGACGCACTATCAATAAATTTAACAATGCTATTAAACGAGAATGAAGATGTTCAGAATACTCCTTATATTGTAAAAAAAGGAGAAGCTAAAAAACTTTCTTACCCTGATGAGAAATCTACAGATTATATGATAACCAGAGAGAACGCTCCTTATGAAGTAATTTATAGTGAAATAAAGCCTGGCGGAAATAGTGGTGACTTATTATCTCATAATAGTATTGAAGAAACTGTTACCATATTACAAGGAACAATGGAAATTGAAATTAATAATAATATTTATATACTGAACGAAAATGATTCTATATCTTTTTGCAGTCAATCTCCTCATGCTTGGAAAAACAATAGCGATAAAACTTTGAAAGTAATCTGGGTAGTATATCCACCTACCTATTAA
- a CDS encoding NADPH-dependent FMN reductase: protein MKLLGISGTIIGSKTEVAVKKAIEYMNEDVTTEFINLKDYDLEFCDGRPISEYNNDTQELIGKICVADAYIFGTPIFQGSFTGVLKNLFDLIPPKAMKRKIIGFIATGGTFQHYLVVENQLKPIAGYFRAYIAPGNVYLNDSHFNSDKEIIDADVIYRLKELSIEMGFMQKQLAHTEHTEVAK, encoded by the coding sequence ATGAAATTATTAGGCATTTCAGGTACTATTATAGGTTCGAAAACGGAAGTTGCAGTAAAGAAGGCTATAGAATATATGAATGAGGATGTCACTACAGAGTTTATAAATTTGAAGGATTATGATTTAGAATTTTGTGATGGGAGACCTATTTCAGAATATAACAATGATACACAAGAATTAATAGGAAAAATTTGTGTTGCAGATGCATATATTTTCGGTACGCCCATTTTTCAAGGTTCTTTTACTGGTGTATTAAAAAATCTATTTGACTTAATACCACCGAAGGCAATGAAACGTAAAATTATAGGGTTTATAGCTACTGGTGGAACGTTTCAACATTATCTTGTTGTTGAGAATCAGTTGAAACCAATAGCAGGATATTTTAGAGCTTATATTGCACCTGGAAATGTTTACTTAAATGATTCTCATTTTAATTCCGATAAAGAAATTATAGATGCAGACGTAATATATAGATTGAAAGAACTATCAATAGAAATGGGATTTATGCAAAAACAACTAGCGCATACGGAGCACACTGAGGTAGCAAAATGA
- a CDS encoding BCCT family transporter → MKKEGWKSKIDWPVFSFSGGVLVLFVVMSSLFTKATSKFVEKGFQISITYFGAFWQILLLATFAVGLFLIFSKYGRVRLGNTSKPEMGFFKWAAIVITAGLGAGAIFWAAAEPMYYFIDVPPTMGSNIENKSTEAIPASMAQSFTSWGFTAWAVYGAVSGIIIMYAHYNKGMKIRPRTLLYPIFGKKIEYNSTGSLIDVLCILGAVAGTIGTIGFFGFQFSYWMHSIFGVPDNIITQILSVVGLIIVVTISAVTGIDKGIQFLSKLNIWLAIGIALFILLVGPGKFIIDTFISSYGIYITQFIDISTFRGDDKWAGSWMLFFFGWFIGYGPLMAMLVARVSKGRTIREIFILVSIVAGVVSHLWFTILGGSGLFYETKNPGEVSNPLSENGLPAAVISIATNLPMGAILVVVLLILTLIFVITTADTMSYSISMSVTGEGDPPKIVRVFWVVVMGVISIILINIGEGSINAIQSFIIITAVPISIIMLPAVWTAPKIAHKLAIEQQLIEGTNKEKNLKFITRKSTMTLNYNQNFKNKE, encoded by the coding sequence ATGAAAAAGGAAGGGTGGAAAAGTAAAATAGATTGGCCGGTATTTAGTTTTAGTGGAGGAGTATTAGTGTTGTTTGTTGTAATGTCCTCACTATTTACCAAAGCTACATCGAAGTTTGTTGAAAAGGGGTTTCAAATTTCAATTACTTATTTTGGTGCATTTTGGCAAATTTTATTACTCGCTACTTTTGCAGTAGGGCTATTTTTAATTTTTTCAAAATATGGACGTGTACGTCTAGGTAATACTTCTAAACCTGAAATGGGTTTTTTTAAATGGGCAGCTATTGTCATAACAGCAGGATTAGGTGCGGGAGCTATATTTTGGGCAGCTGCTGAACCTATGTACTATTTCATTGACGTTCCACCAACTATGGGCTCTAATATTGAGAACAAAAGTACTGAAGCAATACCAGCGTCAATGGCACAAAGCTTTACATCATGGGGGTTTACAGCTTGGGCAGTATATGGAGCCGTAAGTGGCATTATTATAATGTACGCGCACTATAATAAAGGGATGAAAATACGCCCTAGAACATTATTATACCCAATATTTGGTAAGAAAATTGAATATAATTCTACAGGCTCGTTGATAGATGTACTTTGTATTCTAGGAGCTGTAGCTGGAACAATTGGAACAATTGGTTTTTTTGGTTTTCAATTTAGTTATTGGATGCATAGTATTTTTGGAGTCCCTGATAATATAATTACCCAAATTTTATCTGTAGTAGGGTTAATAATAGTAGTAACTATATCTGCAGTAACTGGTATTGATAAAGGTATTCAATTTCTTAGCAAATTGAATATTTGGTTAGCTATAGGAATTGCATTGTTTATTTTATTAGTTGGGCCAGGAAAATTTATAATAGACACATTTATCTCTTCTTATGGTATTTACATCACTCAATTTATAGATATAAGTACTTTTAGAGGAGACGATAAATGGGCTGGCTCATGGATGCTTTTCTTTTTTGGGTGGTTTATAGGTTACGGTCCTTTAATGGCTATGTTAGTGGCTCGCGTTTCAAAAGGGAGAACTATTAGGGAAATTTTTATACTTGTTTCCATTGTTGCAGGTGTAGTTTCTCATTTATGGTTTACTATTTTAGGAGGAAGTGGTCTTTTCTATGAAACCAAAAATCCGGGCGAAGTTAGCAATCCTCTATCAGAAAATGGTTTGCCTGCAGCAGTGATTTCAATAGCTACAAATTTACCTATGGGGGCTATTCTTGTCGTTGTGTTACTTATTTTAACATTGATTTTTGTTATTACTACTGCGGATACAATGTCATATTCAATATCTATGTCAGTAACAGGTGAAGGAGATCCGCCTAAAATTGTTAGAGTGTTTTGGGTAGTTGTTATGGGAGTTATTTCTATAATTCTTATAAATATAGGTGAAGGAAGTATAAATGCGATACAATCATTTATTATTATAACAGCAGTTCCTATTTCAATTATTATGTTACCTGCTGTTTGGACAGCGCCTAAAATTGCACATAAATTAGCAATAGAGCAACAATTAATTGAAGGAACTAATAAAGAAAAAAATTTAAAATTTATAACTCGTAAATCAACAATGACGCTAAATTATAATCAAAATTTTAAAAATAAGGAGTGA
- a CDS encoding LLM class flavin-dependent oxidoreductase — protein MKFGIFANWNAQNREEEFDKVLDEMREQAVYCDQNGYDSIWYTEHHFGHEGNEIIPNPLLIGADIAARTKNIKIGQAANIVTFWHPLRLAEDIAMLDQMSRGRVEVGVGRGLYGREAANLNIAADPSNQQQNRAIFEETVTVLKKALTGNFFAHHGEFYNFPPKGIKWEHPMSPSSEDFMDIDKGEINKVAIMPPAYQNPHPRFWQTIDSTTSIKKAASEGTNAIFWMPPVKELKKRFHLYKDTASEARGKEVALGEGIAIVRDLYVAETMEQAREDAAEAVLNNYRWVCHWRGLGNLMNPDEELTEDQELDYDFLHPRNLLFGTPEYVTEKIKELQDELNLQNLLLWVDHNGLSHEKKMKSLKLFTEKVMPNFK, from the coding sequence ATGAAATTTGGTATTTTTGCGAATTGGAATGCACAAAATAGAGAAGAAGAGTTTGATAAAGTATTAGATGAGATGAGAGAACAAGCGGTATATTGTGATCAAAATGGATATGATTCAATTTGGTACACAGAGCATCATTTTGGTCATGAAGGGAATGAAATTATACCGAATCCATTACTAATTGGAGCTGATATTGCTGCACGTACGAAAAATATAAAAATTGGCCAAGCAGCTAACATTGTGACTTTTTGGCACCCACTTAGATTAGCAGAAGACATAGCAATGTTAGATCAAATGAGCAGAGGACGAGTTGAAGTTGGAGTTGGGAGAGGTTTGTATGGAAGAGAAGCAGCCAACCTCAATATAGCTGCGGATCCATCAAATCAGCAACAAAATAGAGCCATATTTGAAGAAACTGTTACAGTATTAAAAAAAGCTTTAACAGGAAACTTTTTTGCTCATCACGGAGAATTTTATAATTTCCCTCCAAAAGGTATTAAATGGGAACATCCGATGAGTCCATCTTCAGAAGATTTTATGGATATAGATAAGGGGGAAATAAATAAAGTAGCTATAATGCCACCTGCTTATCAAAATCCGCATCCTCGGTTTTGGCAAACAATTGACTCAACAACTTCAATCAAGAAAGCAGCTAGCGAAGGAACTAACGCAATATTTTGGATGCCACCAGTAAAAGAACTAAAGAAAAGATTTCATTTATATAAAGATACGGCTTCCGAAGCCCGTGGTAAAGAAGTCGCTTTAGGAGAAGGTATTGCTATAGTTAGAGATTTATATGTTGCAGAAACAATGGAGCAAGCAAGAGAAGATGCTGCTGAAGCAGTATTGAACAATTACAGATGGGTTTGTCATTGGAGAGGGTTAGGTAATTTAATGAATCCTGACGAAGAATTAACAGAAGATCAAGAACTAGATTATGATTTTTTACATCCTAGAAATTTATTATTCGGGACTCCAGAATATGTAACAGAAAAAATTAAAGAATTACAAGATGAGTTAAATTTACAAAATCTTTTATTATGGGTAGATCATAACGGCCTATCTCATGAAAAAAAGATGAAAAGTTTAAAATTATTCACCGAAAAAGTAATGCCAAATTTTAAATAA
- a CDS encoding amino acid synthesis family protein yields the protein MMVEIRKIFTTIEETFIEGQKEVEVPVKMIITAAVIKNPWYGERYVENLKPEIDEQAPIIGETLVEELFKYINSPDEVEAFGKAATVGVDGEIEHASAFIHTLKFGNKFRDSVEGKSILSFTNKRGGPGSKITIPMVHKNDDSKRSHFVTFETSIDDAPKQDEIVVAIGVSTGGRPHPRTGDRHQDMKDMGLL from the coding sequence ATAATGGTAGAAATTAGAAAAATATTTACAACAATTGAAGAAACTTTTATTGAAGGGCAGAAAGAAGTAGAAGTTCCGGTAAAAATGATAATAACTGCAGCAGTAATTAAAAACCCTTGGTATGGAGAAAGATACGTTGAAAACTTAAAACCAGAAATAGATGAACAAGCACCTATAATAGGAGAGACTTTAGTTGAAGAACTATTTAAATATATTAATTCACCAGATGAAGTAGAAGCTTTTGGGAAAGCAGCAACAGTAGGTGTTGATGGAGAAATTGAACATGCTTCAGCCTTTATTCATACATTAAAGTTTGGCAATAAATTTAGAGATTCTGTTGAAGGAAAAAGTATACTTAGCTTTACAAACAAGCGCGGAGGCCCAGGATCTAAAATTACTATACCTATGGTGCATAAAAATGATGATTCAAAACGATCTCATTTTGTTACATTTGAGACAAGTATTGATGATGCACCAAAACAAGATGAAATTGTAGTTGCTATTGGGGTTTCTACAGGGGGACGTCCACATCCTAGAACGGGAGATAGACATCAAGATATGAAAGACATGGGATTACTATAA
- a CDS encoding alpha/beta fold hydrolase, protein MKNGITSDNTYYVTAGTGDPLILIHGVGLDHTMWKEHINYFSAYYQVFAYDMLGHGKSSKPDKENYELQDFTEQLLNFMNELNIHEPHILGFSMGGMVAQSFGSVYKEKVKSLIFSNAVAHRNDKERLSVQKRIQTVEKLGKNSTIEPAIERWFNDTFIKSHSNLVNQIKQRLKDNDEDSYLKAYRVFGEADRLLWKDLCEINAPTLVITGQFDQGSNIRMAEEMVKRISQSKLIIIPEARHMLPLEKFQIFNQNVHGFLQNIDNEVKNN, encoded by the coding sequence ATGAAAAACGGCATAACATCAGATAATACTTACTATGTGACTGCTGGTACAGGAGACCCTTTAATTTTAATTCATGGTGTGGGGCTTGATCATACAATGTGGAAAGAACATATAAACTATTTTTCAGCATATTATCAAGTGTTTGCTTATGATATGTTAGGTCATGGAAAATCAAGTAAGCCTGATAAAGAAAACTATGAATTACAAGATTTCACAGAACAATTATTGAATTTTATGAATGAACTTAATATTCATGAACCCCATATTTTAGGGTTTTCCATGGGGGGGATGGTAGCACAGTCATTCGGTAGTGTTTATAAAGAAAAAGTTAAATCACTTATATTCTCTAATGCGGTTGCCCATAGAAATGACAAAGAAAGGCTTTCAGTACAAAAAAGAATACAAACTGTAGAGAAATTAGGAAAAAATAGCACAATTGAACCAGCAATAGAAAGATGGTTTAATGATACATTTATCAAAAGTCATTCAAATCTAGTAAATCAAATTAAACAGCGTCTTAAAGACAACGACGAAGACAGTTATTTAAAAGCATATCGAGTTTTTGGAGAAGCTGATCGCTTATTGTGGAAAGATTTATGTGAAATTAACGCTCCTACACTTGTAATAACAGGTCAATTTGATCAAGGCTCGAACATCAGAATGGCAGAAGAAATGGTAAAGCGTATTTCTCAATCAAAATTAATAATCATCCCAGAAGCAAGACATATGTTACCTTTAGAAAAATTTCAGATTTTCAATCAAAACGTACATGGATTTTTACAGAATATTGATAACGAGGTGAAGAATAATTAG
- a CDS encoding aldehyde dehydrogenase translates to MYINGKWEKPTNSLYFDSYDPASGKAWSQIARGNEQDVQKAVEAAYNTFKSSSWSEKTFTERGQVLRKLGDILAKKVDELAAFETQDNGKVIREMKGQLSYMPQFFYYYAGLADKISGDTLPIDKKDLFVYTKKEPVGVVAAITPWNSPLYLTFLKLAPALAAGNTIVIKPSEYTSASLLEFAKLTEEAGVPDGVINIITGFGNEVGDALTTHPYISKVAFTGGPEAARHIVKNTAENFAKPTLELGGKSPNIIFDDANLDNALMGVLAGIFGGTGQSCVAGSRVFLHDDIYDEFMEKLVKRTNSIVVGDPQDDRTEVGPVATKEQLEKIEKYVSKGIEEGANLVVGGKRPEYLKEGWYFEPTIFEHTSHSDCLVQEEIFGPVLSIIRFNDEEEIIRLANDTRYGLAAGIWTENIGRAQRMIDSIDSGIVWVNTYRSISPMAPIGGSGMSGYGREGGIESINEYLKTKTIWINSSSEQMADPFVMR, encoded by the coding sequence ATGTATATTAATGGAAAGTGGGAAAAACCAACAAATAGCTTGTATTTTGATAGTTATGATCCTGCTTCAGGGAAAGCATGGAGCCAAATAGCAAGAGGAAATGAACAAGATGTACAAAAAGCTGTTGAAGCTGCATATAATACATTTAAAAGTTCGTCTTGGTCTGAAAAGACTTTCACTGAACGTGGACAAGTGTTAAGAAAGCTTGGAGACATATTAGCTAAAAAGGTTGATGAATTAGCTGCTTTTGAAACTCAAGATAATGGCAAAGTAATTAGAGAGATGAAGGGGCAGCTCAGCTATATGCCACAATTCTTCTATTATTATGCTGGCTTGGCTGACAAAATTAGTGGTGATACATTACCAATTGATAAAAAAGATTTATTTGTTTATACAAAAAAAGAACCAGTCGGTGTTGTAGCAGCTATAACACCTTGGAATTCCCCTTTATATTTAACTTTTCTTAAGTTAGCACCAGCGTTAGCAGCAGGAAATACTATAGTTATTAAACCATCTGAATATACTTCAGCTTCTCTTTTAGAATTTGCTAAGTTAACAGAAGAAGCAGGTGTACCTGATGGTGTTATTAATATTATTACAGGATTTGGTAACGAAGTAGGCGATGCATTAACAACGCACCCATATATCAGTAAAGTAGCATTCACTGGTGGTCCAGAAGCAGCACGTCATATTGTGAAAAATACTGCTGAAAATTTTGCCAAACCAACTTTAGAACTTGGAGGAAAATCCCCCAATATCATTTTTGATGACGCAAATTTAGATAATGCTTTAATGGGCGTTCTAGCTGGTATTTTTGGAGGTACTGGACAGAGTTGCGTGGCTGGATCAAGAGTGTTCCTACATGATGATATCTATGATGAATTTATGGAAAAATTAGTAAAAAGAACTAATTCAATCGTTGTAGGTGACCCTCAAGATGACAGAACTGAAGTTGGTCCAGTAGCTACTAAAGAGCAATTAGAAAAAATTGAAAAATATGTATCAAAGGGAATTGAAGAAGGAGCTAATCTAGTTGTGGGAGGAAAACGACCAGAATATTTAAAAGAAGGATGGTATTTTGAGCCAACAATATTTGAACATACTAGCCATTCTGATTGTTTAGTGCAAGAGGAGATTTTCGGCCCTGTTCTAAGTATTATAAGGTTTAATGATGAAGAGGAAATTATTAGATTAGCTAATGACACACGCTATGGTTTAGCCGCAGGAATTTGGACAGAAAACATTGGAAGAGCACAACGAATGATTGATTCCATTGATTCAGGCATAGTATGGGTGAATACTTATAGAAGTATTTCGCCAATGGCCCCTATTGGCGGTTCAGGTATGAGTGGTTATGGCAGGGAAGGTGGTATAGAATCTATTAATGAATATTTAAAAACAAAAACAATATGGATAAATTCCTCATCTGAACAAATGGCCGATCCTTTTGTAATGAGATAA
- the bioD gene encoding dethiobiotin synthase, producing the protein MNIFITSTNTNMGKTYITKNLFKLLKEKGYNVCIFKPFQTEEINNGRYPDLDVFKKECLLDYKMTSLYKFSDPVSPHLAFKIEKNQKLDRQKLLHRVKFLENKFDIVLIEGAGGIGVPIYEYDNHFYMTKDLIKETSELIISVLPSKLGAISDAIVHQSYIDKEDLPPNLLIMNNYINDFIENDNKKTIEKETEKVVYTFQKDGIHSDFSEEFIQYLIGGNNE; encoded by the coding sequence ATGAATATATTTATTACAAGTACTAATACGAATATGGGAAAGACTTATATAACTAAAAATCTCTTTAAACTATTAAAAGAAAAAGGCTATAATGTATGCATTTTTAAACCGTTTCAAACAGAAGAAATAAATAATGGAAGATACCCTGATTTAGATGTGTTTAAAAAAGAATGCTTATTAGATTATAAAATGACATCATTATATAAATTCAGTGATCCAGTATCGCCACATTTAGCGTTTAAAATTGAAAAGAACCAAAAACTAGATAGACAAAAATTATTGCATAGAGTCAAATTTTTAGAAAATAAATTTGATATTGTCTTAATAGAAGGTGCTGGAGGTATTGGAGTACCTATTTATGAATATGATAATCATTTTTATATGACTAAAGATTTAATCAAAGAAACATCTGAACTTATAATTAGCGTTTTACCTTCAAAATTAGGTGCTATCAGCGATGCTATTGTGCATCAAAGTTATATAGATAAGGAAGATCTCCCACCTAATTTACTAATTATGAATAATTACATAAATGATTTTATTGAAAATGATAATAAAAAAACAATTGAAAAAGAAACGGAAAAGGTTGTTTATACTTTTCAAAAGGATGGTATCCACAGTGATTTTTCAGAAGAATTTATTCAATATCTAATCGGAGGAAATAATGAATAA
- the bioA gene encoding adenosylmethionine--8-amino-7-oxononanoate transaminase yields the protein MNNTKELKIKDSEYVWHPFTQMGVYTKDNPIIIEKGKGSYLYDTNGKKYLDGYASLWVNVHGHNNKKLNKAIKKQLNKIAHSTLLGSSNIPSIELAKKLVNITPEKLKKVFYSDTGSASVEIAIKMAYQYWKNIDRNKYSKKNKFLTLKNGYHGDTLGSVSVGGIDSFHQIFKDLIFENIQIESPSIYKSRYVNEKDMIDSILNSIENILLERNEEIAGFILEPLIQGATGLFVHPEGFLKSVEKLCRKYNVLLICDEVAVGFGRTGAMFACNHENVQPDIMCLGKAITGGYLPLAATLTSQKVYEAFLSDNHSINTFFHGHTYTGNQIVCSVALENINLFEKTNLIAHIQKTSETLKSRLHTLKSHENIGDIRGRGLMFGVELVKDKHNKVALDINSVERIVRNCKENGLMIRNLENVITFVPILNMSNKEIKKMVNIFEKSLHNILDGDE from the coding sequence ATGAATAATACAAAAGAGTTAAAGATTAAAGATTCAGAATATGTTTGGCATCCATTTACTCAGATGGGCGTTTACACAAAAGATAACCCTATTATTATTGAAAAAGGGAAAGGAAGTTACTTATATGATACAAATGGAAAAAAATATTTAGATGGATATGCTTCGTTATGGGTTAATGTTCACGGACATAATAATAAAAAACTAAATAAAGCGATTAAAAAGCAATTAAACAAAATTGCGCATTCAACACTTTTAGGGTCATCTAATATCCCGTCTATAGAACTTGCAAAAAAACTTGTGAATATTACGCCTGAGAAACTTAAAAAGGTGTTTTATTCAGATACCGGTAGTGCGTCAGTGGAGATAGCTATTAAGATGGCTTATCAATATTGGAAAAACATTGATCGAAATAAATATTCTAAAAAAAATAAATTCTTAACTTTAAAAAATGGATATCATGGAGATACATTAGGTTCTGTAAGTGTTGGGGGTATAGACAGCTTCCATCAAATTTTTAAAGATTTGATATTTGAAAATATACAGATAGAAAGCCCATCTATATATAAAAGTAGATACGTAAATGAAAAGGATATGATTGATTCAATTTTAAATAGTATTGAAAATATTTTATTAGAAAGAAATGAAGAAATAGCAGGTTTTATTTTAGAACCTCTTATTCAAGGAGCTACCGGTTTGTTCGTTCATCCAGAAGGATTTTTAAAATCTGTAGAAAAGTTATGTAGAAAATATAATGTGCTTCTAATTTGTGATGAAGTAGCTGTGGGATTTGGACGAACAGGTGCAATGTTTGCTTGTAATCATGAAAATGTACAACCAGATATTATGTGTCTAGGTAAGGCAATTACAGGAGGGTATTTACCTTTAGCTGCTACTTTAACTTCTCAAAAGGTCTATGAAGCATTTTTAAGCGATAATCATAGCATTAATACATTTTTCCATGGTCATACTTATACGGGTAACCAAATAGTATGTTCTGTTGCTTTAGAAAATATTAATCTTTTTGAAAAAACAAATCTTATAGCACATATACAAAAAACTTCTGAGACATTAAAAAGTAGATTACACACTCTTAAATCTCATGAAAATATAGGTGATATTAGAGGTAGAGGGCTTATGTTTGGCGTTGAATTAGTAAAAGATAAGCATAATAAAGTAGCTTTAGATATAAATAGTGTAGAAAGAATAGTGCGAAATTGTAAAGAAAATGGATTAATGATAAGAAATTTAGAAAATGTTATTACTTTTGTTCCAATTTTAAATATGTCCAATAAAGAAATTAAAAAAATGGTTAATATTTTTGAAAAATCACTACACAATATATTAGATGGGGATGAGTAG
- the bioB gene encoding biotin synthase BioB encodes MNLAERILQGETLTKDILLKIYEDTNIDTLDLLSEAYILRKHYYGKKVKLNMILNAKSGICPENCGYCGQSRDMKQKQRYALVPEEQIISGAKVAHENNIGTYCIVMSGRGPSNKEIDHISRTVEEIKSNHPQLKICACLGLTNDEQAKKLKLSGVDRYNHNINTSENYHEEVVTTHTYKDRTNTLEIMKENNISPCSGVICGMGESNQDIIDMAFALKEIDADSIPINFLHPIKGTKFGEMNELTPMKCLRLIALFRLINPSKEIRIAGGREVNLRSLQPLALKAANSIFVGDYLITGGQPNKLDYKMIEDLGFEIDSGYNELKGNKE; translated from the coding sequence ATGAATTTAGCTGAAAGAATTTTACAAGGAGAAACTTTAACTAAAGATATATTATTGAAAATATATGAAGATACTAATATAGATACATTAGATTTATTAAGCGAGGCTTATATATTAAGAAAACATTACTATGGAAAAAAAGTGAAACTAAATATGATCTTAAATGCTAAAAGTGGTATATGTCCAGAAAATTGTGGTTATTGTGGTCAATCTAGAGATATGAAGCAAAAGCAAAGATATGCTTTAGTTCCGGAAGAACAAATTATTAGTGGAGCAAAAGTAGCTCATGAGAATAACATAGGTACGTATTGTATTGTTATGAGTGGACGAGGCCCTAGTAATAAGGAAATCGATCACATAAGTAGAACTGTAGAAGAAATTAAATCAAACCACCCTCAATTGAAAATATGTGCGTGCCTTGGTTTAACTAATGATGAACAAGCTAAAAAACTCAAATTATCTGGCGTTGATAGATATAATCATAATATAAATACTAGTGAAAACTATCATGAAGAAGTTGTAACTACGCACACGTATAAAGATAGAACAAACACTTTAGAAATTATGAAAGAAAACAATATATCGCCCTGTTCTGGTGTGATTTGTGGAATGGGAGAGTCAAATCAAGATATTATTGACATGGCCTTTGCCTTAAAAGAAATCGATGCCGATAGTATTCCTATTAATTTTTTACATCCCATTAAAGGTACAAAATTTGGAGAAATGAATGAATTGACTCCTATGAAATGCTTGAGACTTATAGCTTTATTTAGACTAATTAACCCATCAAAAGAAATTAGAATTGCTGGTGGTAGAGAAGTTAATTTGCGTTCACTACAACCTTTGGCTTTAAAGGCAGCAAATTCAATATTTGTAGGAGACTACTTAATTACTGGAGGACAGCCTAATAAATTGGATTATAAGATGATAGAAGACTTAGGATTTGAAATTGACTCTGGATATAATGAGCTGAAAGGAAATAAGGAATGA